In one Halorubrum sp. CBA1229 genomic region, the following are encoded:
- a CDS encoding ATPase, with the protein MTGDRTDDAPVLLVAGGARVDAGKTTFSTGLVASLADRVGDAVGVKPRAGNDHWFDHDDYRIATDGGRLYGKDARRLAAASTRPLATAGGGDRPRPDAVTPESINPVHRLWRPTPGRTGMLGDADRTFLCDRVTTAGGARFIVNGAAEDAGLLPDDLADRLPLADATRVDDVAAFNDVMAADYLPAFDRLAERVAATPVPTVVESYADIAGPLPRDGPVAPDAVAVVDPGRARIYAGDRYAKARAVASGSPREGTMEEHTGTVTDMIEPVATVGLPALGGEERGNPDRVAERYGAAYEALFEAV; encoded by the coding sequence GTGACCGGGGACCGAACCGACGACGCGCCGGTCCTGCTCGTCGCGGGCGGCGCCCGCGTCGACGCCGGCAAGACGACGTTTTCGACGGGGCTGGTGGCGAGCCTCGCCGACCGGGTCGGCGACGCGGTCGGCGTCAAGCCCCGCGCCGGCAACGACCACTGGTTCGACCACGACGACTACCGGATCGCGACCGACGGCGGTCGCCTCTACGGGAAGGACGCGCGACGGCTCGCGGCCGCGAGCACGCGGCCGCTCGCGACGGCCGGCGGCGGGGACCGGCCGCGGCCCGATGCGGTTACGCCCGAGTCGATCAACCCCGTCCACCGCCTCTGGCGGCCGACGCCCGGTCGGACCGGGATGCTCGGCGACGCGGACCGCACGTTCCTCTGCGACCGCGTCACGACCGCGGGCGGCGCCCGGTTCATCGTCAACGGCGCGGCCGAGGACGCGGGGCTCCTGCCCGACGACCTCGCCGACCGGCTCCCACTCGCGGACGCGACCCGCGTGGACGACGTGGCGGCCTTCAACGACGTGATGGCCGCCGACTACCTCCCGGCGTTCGACCGGCTCGCGGAGCGGGTCGCCGCGACGCCGGTCCCGACAGTCGTCGAGTCGTACGCGGACATCGCCGGCCCGCTCCCGCGCGACGGGCCGGTGGCTCCCGACGCGGTCGCCGTCGTCGACCCGGGTCGAGCCCGGATCTACGCGGGCGACCGGTACGCGAAGGCCCGCGCGGTCGCCTCGGGAAGTCCCCGCGAGGGGACGATGGAGGAACACACGGGGACGGTGACCGACATGATAGAACCGGTGGCGACGGTCGGACTCCCCGCGCTCGGCGGCGAGGAACGGGGGAACCCGGATCGGGTCGCGGAACGCTACGGGGCGGCGTACGAGGCGCTGTTCGAGGCGGTCTGA
- a CDS encoding DUF5827 family protein, with protein sequence MPEPKSTFDATYPCEFYEPAELFEPDLMYTVPEIARLLQGLEPDAQVDADTEAVLIDWAIPWVMTHAEDIVIAEPLEEDGPGYYGVAEHAIDGDDTDDDAEESAEGDAAAADEPDA encoded by the coding sequence ATGCCCGAGCCGAAGTCGACGTTCGACGCGACCTACCCGTGTGAGTTCTACGAGCCCGCCGAGCTGTTCGAGCCGGACCTGATGTACACCGTCCCGGAGATCGCCCGGCTCCTGCAGGGGTTAGAGCCGGACGCGCAGGTCGACGCCGACACCGAGGCGGTCCTCATCGACTGGGCGATCCCGTGGGTGATGACCCACGCCGAGGACATCGTCATCGCGGAGCCGCTGGAGGAGGACGGCCCCGGCTACTACGGGGTCGCCGAGCACGCGATCGACGGTGACGATACGGACGACGACGCCGAGGAGAGCGCCGAGGGCGACGCGGCCGCCGCCGACGAACCCGACGCGTGA
- the sod gene encoding superoxide dismutase yields the protein MSYELDPLPYDYDALEPHISEQVLEWHHDTHHQGYVNGWNSAEETLEENREEHDFSSSAGAIRNVTHNSSGHILHDLFWQNMSPEGGDEPSGDLADRIEEDFGSYEAWKGEFEAAAGNASGWALLVYDTFSNQLRNVVVDKHDQGAIWGGHPILALDVWEHSYYHDYGPARGEFVDNFFEVVDWDEPSARYEQAVELFE from the coding sequence ATGAGCTACGAACTCGATCCGCTTCCGTACGATTACGACGCGCTGGAACCGCACATCTCCGAGCAGGTGCTCGAATGGCATCACGACACCCACCATCAGGGGTACGTGAACGGCTGGAACTCGGCCGAAGAGACGCTCGAGGAGAACCGCGAGGAGCACGACTTCTCCTCGTCGGCCGGTGCGATCCGAAACGTGACCCACAACTCCTCGGGGCACATCCTCCACGACCTGTTCTGGCAGAACATGTCCCCCGAGGGCGGCGACGAGCCCTCCGGTGACCTCGCCGACCGGATCGAGGAGGACTTCGGCTCCTACGAGGCCTGGAAGGGCGAGTTCGAGGCGGCCGCCGGCAACGCGTCCGGCTGGGCGCTGCTCGTCTACGACACGTTCTCGAACCAGCTCCGCAACGTCGTGGTCGACAAGCACGACCAGGGAGCGATCTGGGGCGGTCACCCGATCCTCGCGCTGGACGTCTGGGAGCACTCCTACTACCACGACTACGGCCCGGCCCGCGGCGAGTTCGTCGACAACTTCTTCGAGGTCGTCGACTGGGACGAGCCCTCGGCCCGCTACGAGCAGGCCGTCGAGCTCTTCGAGTAA
- a CDS encoding DUF2064 domain-containing protein, with amino-acid sequence MTVVVVMAQPPREGLVATGIAESTPLSTAEAADLYEALFRDVVLAVDRSGGSLLVNYPVDDDLPAEHRTETAPEAELRTLVADTLGGTEDARFERQVGSSFGARAGNTVTHLLREEGADSVAVVTPQAPLLSRTVIDSAAMKLRTNEVVLGPSTRGRTYYAGFTAPIDFDGAFEAPSLPTLASRGRDADLDVEFLESSPSMVDGDDLLDAVPVLRARFAAERVVPDYTAAFVHEHGLDVVVEDGEERVVRD; translated from the coding sequence ATGACCGTCGTCGTCGTCATGGCGCAACCGCCCCGCGAGGGGCTCGTCGCGACCGGGATCGCGGAGTCGACGCCGCTCTCGACCGCCGAGGCCGCCGACCTGTACGAGGCGCTGTTCCGAGACGTCGTCCTCGCGGTCGACCGCTCCGGCGGCTCCCTCCTCGTCAACTACCCGGTCGACGACGACCTCCCCGCCGAACACCGCACCGAGACGGCCCCCGAGGCCGAGTTGCGCACGCTCGTCGCCGACACCCTCGGCGGTACCGAGGACGCCCGGTTCGAGCGGCAGGTCGGGTCGTCGTTCGGTGCGCGCGCCGGCAACACCGTCACGCACCTGCTCCGCGAGGAGGGCGCCGACTCCGTCGCCGTCGTCACGCCGCAGGCGCCGCTGCTCTCGCGCACCGTCATCGACTCGGCCGCGATGAAGCTCCGGACGAACGAGGTCGTGCTCGGCCCCTCCACCCGCGGGCGCACCTACTACGCCGGCTTCACCGCGCCGATCGACTTCGACGGCGCGTTCGAGGCCCCGAGCCTCCCGACGCTGGCGTCGCGCGGCCGGGACGCCGACCTCGACGTGGAGTTCCTCGAGTCCTCGCCGTCGATGGTCGACGGCGACGACCTGCTCGACGCCGTCCCCGTGTTGCGCGCGCGGTTCGCCGCCGAGCGCGTCGTCCCCGACTACACCGCCGCGTTCGTCCACGAGCACGGGCTGGACGTGGTCGTGGAGGACGGCGAGGAGCGGGTGGTGCGAGACTAA
- a CDS encoding NUDIX domain-containing protein, which yields MSSEDAAAPGDPSGGADADSDHENALQDVIAVDPDDTEQGTVNRLDAHTGDGIRHRAFTCLVYDTEGRILLAQRAPTKRLWDGHWDGTVASHPVEGQTQEDATAQRLEEELGITPDQYGDLRVTDKFEYKRYYPNEGVEWEVCSVLKVTLDDTSLDPDEAEIGGMLWADYEHLHENPALYRQLRLCPWFEIAMRRDFS from the coding sequence TCCCGGCGACCCCTCCGGAGGGGCCGACGCCGACTCGGACCACGAGAACGCGCTTCAGGACGTGATCGCCGTCGACCCCGACGACACGGAGCAGGGCACGGTGAACCGGCTCGACGCGCACACCGGCGACGGGATCCGCCACCGGGCGTTCACCTGCCTCGTGTACGACACCGAGGGCCGGATCCTGCTGGCCCAGCGCGCGCCGACGAAGCGGCTCTGGGACGGCCACTGGGACGGCACCGTCGCCTCCCACCCGGTCGAGGGACAGACGCAGGAGGACGCGACCGCGCAGCGCCTCGAGGAGGAGCTCGGGATCACGCCGGACCAGTACGGCGACCTCCGGGTGACGGACAAGTTCGAGTACAAGCGCTACTACCCCAACGAGGGTGTCGAGTGGGAGGTCTGCTCGGTGCTGAAGGTCACCCTCGACGACACCTCGCTCGACCCCGACGAGGCCGAGATCGGCGGGATGCTGTGGGCCGACTACGAGCACCTCCACGAGAACCCGGCGCTGTACCGTCAGCTCCGGCTCTGCCCGTGGTTCGAGATCGCGATGCGGCGCGACTTCTCCTGA